One window of Methanofervidicoccus abyssi genomic DNA carries:
- a CDS encoding secondary thiamine-phosphate synthase enzyme YjbQ produces the protein MLKEYVIKTSKREEFIDITEHVIQSVKESKVRNGIVVVYTPHTTAALTINENADPSVKEDILGFLRRMIPKDGPYTHLEGNSDAHIKSSLLGVSLNLIVSNGKLLLGTWQGIFFCEFDGPRTRKFYVKVVGE, from the coding sequence ATGTTAAAGGAGTACGTTATAAAAACTAGTAAGAGAGAAGAGTTTATAGATATTACAGAGCATGTGATTCAATCTGTAAAAGAATCTAAAGTAAGGAATGGGATTGTTGTAGTATATACGCCTCATACCACTGCAGCCCTGACGATAAACGAAAATGCAGATCCATCAGTTAAGGAAGATATCTTGGGATTTCTAAGGAGGATGATACCTAAGGATGGTCCTTATACCCATCTTGAGGGCAATTCGGATGCCCATATAAAAAGTTCTCTCTTGGGAGTTTCCTTAAATCTCATAGTATCCAATGGAAAGTTACTCCTTGGAACCTGGCAGGGGATATTCTTCTGTGAATTTGATGGGCCCAGGACTAGGAAGTTCTACGTTAAGGTTGTAGGAGAGTAG
- a CDS encoding cobalt-precorrin-8 methylmutase gives MFMGAISRDGLDIARRSREIVREKIRKVLGKDIDKYSEWEMKIIERVVHATADVEYAKLIRFKNHPIEKGIEGVKSNCPMVVDVEMVKVGIRYNNIVSFINDKKVYEIAKEEGITRAAAAMRIAKSYIHGGIVIVGNAPTALFEVVRLIEEEEVEPRLVIGVPVGFVKASESKKLLHSIDVPFITTEGPKGGTPVAVSIANGIVELSRGKMV, from the coding sequence ATGTTCATGGGTGCAATCAGTAGAGATGGATTGGATATTGCCAGGAGATCCAGGGAGATAGTTAGGGAAAAGATAAGGAAGGTACTAGGAAAAGATATAGATAAGTACTCAGAGTGGGAGATGAAGATAATCGAGAGGGTAGTCCATGCCACTGCAGATGTAGAGTATGCAAAACTGATAAGATTCAAAAACCATCCTATCGAGAAAGGAATAGAAGGTGTAAAGAGTAACTGTCCAATGGTAGTGGATGTAGAGATGGTTAAGGTAGGTATAAGATACAACAATATAGTTTCATTTATAAATGATAAAAAAGTATATGAGATTGCCAAGGAGGAGGGAATTACAAGGGCTGCTGCTGCTATGAGAATTGCAAAATCTTACATCCATGGGGGTATCGTTATAGTTGGTAATGCCCCCACTGCACTCTTCGAGGTTGTTAGGTTGATAGAAGAGGAGGAAGTGGAGCCGAGACTTGTAATAGGAGTTCCAGTAGGATTTGTTAAGGCAAGTGAATCTAAGAAGTTGCTACATAGTATAGATGTTCCTTTTATAACTACTGAAGGACCTAAAGGAGGTACTCCAGTTGCAGTGTCTATAGCTAACGGTATAGTGGAGTTAAGTAGAGGGAAGATGGTTTAA
- a CDS encoding DUF2097 family protein, producing the protein MNKEIEIVLNGEDELYKYLEDIEEGDYFEAYFGRYHVEGIIVLKDETFFKLDTKREFLGIVDFELTKVLPDLIEVAYTKSDGIRRVLKLIE; encoded by the coding sequence ATGAATAAAGAGATAGAGATAGTACTAAACGGTGAAGATGAACTCTATAAATACTTGGAAGATATAGAAGAAGGGGACTACTTCGAGGCTTACTTCGGCAGATACCATGTAGAAGGCATCATAGTTTTAAAGGATGAAACTTTCTTCAAGTTAGATACAAAGAGGGAGTTTCTGGGAATTGTAGATTTTGAACTTACCAAGGTACTCCCTGATTTGATAGAGGTTGCATATACAAAATCTGATGGTATAAGGAGGGTTTTAAAGTTAATCGAGTAA
- a CDS encoding PINc/VapC family ATPase, translating to MEKEKMNLQGKNITVDTCVIIDGRISELIKNGVIKDCKIIIPEAVVAELEAQANKGREIGFLGIEELTRLVEISKDHNIEVEYYGERPSIDAIQLAKTGEIDAMIRKVAKETNSVLLTSDKIQYSLAKAQGIEAYYLEIEEEKVELEILKYFDENTMSVHLKENCQPYAKKGRPGDVKLVPISDEKLSKEYIEYLIDNILKYTEQNNGLIEIQKRGATVIQLGNIRISITRPPFSEAIEITAVRPIAKVSLEDYKLSDKLLERLKDKSRGIFVSGSPGSGKSTFVSALAKFYCENNMIVKTMENPRDLQVDELITQYAPLEGSMENTCDVLLLVRPDYTIYDEVRKTKDFEIFADMRMAGVGMVGVVHASKPIDAIQRLIGRVDLGIIPQIVDTVIFLEDGKIKKVYEITFTVKVPHGMKEADLARPVIEVRDFETGKTEYEIYTYGEEVIVMPIKDEDSKPPVYKYAEDEIKKVLGEYLPRKIKKSMEVSVKDEHTIDLIVPEKYLPVVIGKGGKEIAKLEDNLGLKINVEKKEDRKKNKEYLTYEYINDYETTRLVETERHVIVDVGEDMVGSNIKIYIDGEFLCHATVGSDGVVRINKKSKIGKELLDAMKKNKDIYVDIS from the coding sequence ATGGAAAAAGAGAAGATGAATTTACAGGGGAAAAATATCACTGTCGATACCTGTGTAATTATAGATGGGAGGATATCTGAACTTATAAAAAATGGAGTTATAAAAGACTGTAAGATCATAATCCCAGAGGCTGTAGTAGCAGAGTTGGAGGCCCAGGCAAACAAAGGCCGAGAGATAGGATTCCTGGGTATAGAGGAACTTACTAGACTTGTGGAGATATCTAAAGATCACAACATAGAAGTAGAGTATTACGGTGAGAGACCCTCCATAGATGCAATACAACTTGCCAAAACTGGAGAGATAGACGCCATGATCAGAAAGGTTGCAAAGGAGACTAACTCTGTACTGCTTACAAGTGATAAAATACAGTACAGTCTAGCCAAAGCTCAAGGTATAGAAGCGTACTATTTAGAAATCGAAGAGGAGAAGGTAGAGTTGGAAATACTTAAGTACTTTGATGAAAACACCATGTCCGTACATCTCAAGGAGAACTGTCAGCCCTACGCAAAAAAGGGAAGACCAGGAGATGTAAAGTTAGTCCCTATATCCGATGAGAAACTGTCCAAAGAGTATATAGAATATCTCATAGACAACATATTAAAATACACAGAGCAGAACAACGGATTAATCGAGATACAGAAGAGAGGTGCTACGGTAATACAGTTGGGTAATATAAGGATATCTATAACGAGGCCTCCATTCTCAGAGGCAATCGAGATTACAGCAGTGAGACCTATCGCCAAAGTGTCTCTTGAGGATTACAAACTATCAGATAAACTATTGGAGAGGTTGAAGGACAAATCCAGAGGAATATTTGTCTCTGGAAGTCCAGGGAGTGGAAAATCTACATTTGTCTCTGCACTGGCAAAGTTCTACTGTGAGAACAACATGATAGTAAAGACTATGGAGAATCCAAGGGATCTCCAGGTAGATGAGTTAATTACCCAGTATGCACCCCTTGAAGGCAGTATGGAGAATACCTGTGATGTTTTACTACTAGTAAGACCTGATTATACCATATACGATGAGGTTAGAAAAACCAAGGACTTTGAGATATTTGCAGATATGAGAATGGCTGGAGTGGGAATGGTAGGAGTTGTCCATGCCTCAAAACCTATAGATGCTATTCAACGTCTCATAGGTAGAGTAGATTTAGGTATAATACCTCAGATAGTGGACACTGTTATATTTCTAGAAGACGGTAAGATCAAGAAAGTATATGAAATCACATTTACCGTCAAAGTGCCTCATGGGATGAAGGAGGCGGATTTAGCCAGGCCAGTTATAGAGGTAAGGGACTTCGAGACAGGGAAGACAGAGTACGAGATATACACTTATGGGGAAGAAGTTATAGTTATGCCAATTAAGGATGAAGATTCCAAGCCCCCAGTATATAAGTATGCAGAAGATGAGATAAAGAAAGTTTTAGGAGAGTATCTACCTAGGAAGATCAAGAAAAGTATGGAGGTTAGTGTAAAAGATGAACACACCATAGATCTCATAGTCCCTGAGAAGTATCTACCTGTGGTTATAGGAAAGGGAGGAAAGGAGATTGCAAAGTTGGAAGATAACTTAGGACTTAAAATAAACGTTGAGAAAAAGGAAGATAGGAAAAAAAATAAGGAGTACCTAACTTATGAGTATATAAACGACTACGAGACTACGAGATTGGTTGAGACTGAGAGACATGTTATAGTGGATGTTGGTGAGGATATGGTAGGAAGTAATATCAAGATCTACATAGATGGTGAGTTCCTATGCCATGCGACAGTGGGATCTGATGGAGTGGTGAGGATAAACAAGAAGAGTAAAATAGGTAAGGAACTTTTAGATGCGATGAAGAAGAACAAGGACATTTATGTAGATATTAGTTGA
- a CDS encoding ammonium transporter gives MTGTNILEVIPQLDVFFLVVMGVLVFLMQLGFAMLEGGQVRSKNVNNVMMKNMVDWLVGCVSWLFIGYIISQSLNPDDFIAWWGKIFSTVPFLKDNGLELAEWFFGLVFAATAATIVSGGVAERIKFSAYILLSILITAFLYPLFVYLGPWGASVIPWHDYAGSLIVHGLGGFLALGAIAALGPRKGRFKDGKPVPILGHNIPMAVFGAFALAIGWYGFNVGSAIALKDISGLVCATTTMAMAGGGIGALLVSKKDVLFTANGLVAGLVAICAGTDIVSPVGGLIIGLIAGAQVPLVYKLLENFKLDDVCGVVAVHGTAGAIGAILTGIFGMTVFGGTGQDINIINQIIAVVFCILYGTILGYIMARIVGVITGGLRVSEEEEMGLDLAEHKLPAYPEEDKM, from the coding sequence ATGACCGGTACCAACATTCTAGAGGTAATTCCCCAGTTAGACGTATTTTTCTTAGTTGTTATGGGAGTATTGGTATTTTTAATGCAGTTAGGGTTTGCAATGCTAGAAGGGGGACAGGTTAGGAGTAAAAACGTAAATAACGTTATGATGAAAAACATGGTTGATTGGTTAGTTGGATGTGTTTCATGGTTGTTCATAGGTTATATTATATCTCAATCTTTAAATCCAGATGATTTTATAGCCTGGTGGGGAAAGATATTCAGTACAGTGCCATTTTTAAAGGATAACGGTCTCGAACTGGCAGAATGGTTCTTCGGTTTAGTGTTTGCAGCTACGGCAGCTACTATAGTTTCAGGAGGTGTTGCCGAGAGAATAAAATTTAGTGCCTACATACTACTATCTATATTAATTACAGCCTTCCTTTATCCACTGTTCGTATATCTAGGTCCATGGGGGGCAAGTGTAATACCATGGCATGACTATGCCGGAAGTTTAATAGTCCATGGTTTAGGAGGATTCTTAGCCTTAGGTGCTATTGCAGCGTTGGGGCCTAGAAAGGGTAGGTTTAAAGATGGAAAACCTGTACCTATCTTAGGACATAACATACCTATGGCAGTCTTTGGAGCCTTTGCCTTAGCTATAGGGTGGTATGGATTCAACGTAGGTAGCGCCATAGCTTTAAAAGATATAAGTGGATTGGTATGTGCCACTACTACAATGGCCATGGCTGGAGGAGGTATAGGGGCTCTCTTGGTATCAAAGAAGGATGTACTGTTTACAGCCAACGGTTTAGTTGCTGGTTTAGTGGCAATCTGTGCTGGAACAGATATAGTCAGTCCAGTTGGTGGGTTGATAATAGGTCTCATTGCAGGTGCCCAGGTACCTCTTGTGTATAAACTCTTGGAAAACTTTAAGTTAGATGATGTATGTGGTGTTGTAGCGGTCCACGGGACTGCGGGAGCTATTGGGGCGATATTGACAGGAATCTTTGGAATGACGGTCTTTGGAGGTACAGGACAAGACATCAATATAATAAACCAGATAATTGCAGTTGTATTCTGTATTCTATATGGTACAATCTTAGGATATATAATGGCCAGGATAGTTGGAGTTATAACTGGAGGTCTCAGAGTATCTGAAGAAGAAGAGATGGGTCTCGATTTAGCAGAACACAAACTACCAGCCTATCCAGAGGAAGATAAGATGTAG
- a CDS encoding P-II family nitrogen regulator, which translates to MKKIEAIIRPEKLEIVKNALAEKGYIGLTVSDVRGRGLQGGITERYKGREYIVDMLSKVKLEIVVKDSDVEDVIKVICENAKTGKHGDGKIFVIPVESVVRVRTGERDDKAL; encoded by the coding sequence ATGAAAAAAATAGAGGCTATAATAAGACCGGAGAAATTGGAAATTGTCAAAAATGCCTTAGCAGAGAAAGGGTACATCGGTTTAACAGTTAGCGACGTGAGAGGAAGAGGATTGCAGGGAGGTATTACCGAAAGATATAAAGGAAGGGAATATATCGTAGATATGCTATCTAAGGTAAAACTTGAAATCGTTGTTAAGGATTCCGATGTTGAAGATGTTATTAAGGTTATTTGTGAAAATGCCAAAACTGGAAAACATGGTGATGGTAAGATATTCGTTATACCTGTAGAATCGGTTGTAAGGGTTAGAACTGGAGAGAGAGACGATAAGGCACTGTAA
- a CDS encoding cation:proton antiporter, with product MELAVSIGYLALLLISGAFIAKVGEKLGIPDIPLFLIFGLIVGPFLNIIYPSYAQNIFEYVANLGLIIILLAGAFEMRWIVLKRVLNTVLKLDTITLIITMLISGIIYNIILKIPFLSPVGYLYGAITCATDPATLMPIFSKSDIDPKLAITLEAESVFNDPLGIVVTTIVLTTMGLGTSLNPVISFLSLALGGIILGILGGKIFEMLFLKCDFKEYIIPLLIGLAFFLWYFGDKIFPTLTGYQISGFMAVAIMGLYLGNTLTKYHHKTRYIESMVRFCEELSTIFRILIFIFLGASISLVILEKYWVVGLLCALGSIFMARPLGVFIATSIPPANSLKEKIYFALEGPRGVVPAALSATVYGIIKTHSSSIPATIVKYIPPQEIAGSILVATFITILLSAILEASWAEPLYKKLFK from the coding sequence ATGGAGTTAGCTGTTAGCATCGGATATCTTGCCCTGCTCTTAATTTCAGGTGCATTTATTGCAAAAGTAGGAGAGAAATTAGGAATACCAGATATACCTTTATTTTTAATATTTGGACTGATAGTAGGGCCATTCTTAAATATTATATATCCAAGTTATGCTCAGAATATCTTCGAATACGTTGCCAACTTAGGTCTAATAATAATCCTTCTAGCAGGAGCATTTGAGATGAGATGGATAGTGTTAAAGAGAGTTCTAAACACAGTGTTAAAGTTAGATACCATTACCCTCATTATTACAATGTTGATCTCTGGTATTATTTACAACATCATCTTGAAGATACCCTTCCTCAGTCCAGTGGGGTATCTCTATGGGGCTATAACTTGCGCCACAGATCCTGCTACCCTCATGCCTATATTCTCCAAGTCAGATATAGATCCAAAACTGGCTATAACTTTAGAAGCAGAGAGTGTATTCAACGATCCTCTAGGTATAGTGGTCACAACTATAGTACTTACCACTATGGGATTAGGTACATCCTTGAATCCTGTAATCAGTTTCCTATCTCTCGCTCTCGGAGGTATAATCTTAGGGATCTTAGGGGGAAAGATCTTCGAAATGTTGTTTTTAAAGTGTGATTTTAAAGAATATATAATTCCTCTGTTAATTGGATTGGCCTTTTTCCTGTGGTACTTTGGAGATAAGATATTCCCAACTCTCACAGGATATCAAATAAGTGGTTTTATGGCTGTGGCTATTATGGGACTTTACTTGGGAAACACCCTTACTAAATATCACCATAAAACTAGATATATAGAGAGTATGGTGAGATTTTGTGAGGAGTTGTCTACAATATTCAGAATACTTATCTTCATATTCTTAGGGGCAAGTATCAGTTTAGTTATACTTGAAAAATACTGGGTAGTTGGATTACTCTGTGCACTGGGGTCTATATTCATGGCTAGGCCCTTAGGTGTATTTATTGCAACTTCTATTCCCCCTGCAAATTCCCTTAAGGAAAAAATATACTTTGCCTTAGAAGGTCCAAGAGGTGTAGTACCTGCAGCATTATCTGCTACAGTTTATGGTATAATAAAAACTCACTCTTCTTCTATACCTGCAACTATTGTTAAATACATTCCACCTCAGGAGATTGCAGGATCTATACTTGTGGCAACATTTATAACAATACTCCTAAGTGCGATCCTCGAGGCCTCCTGGGCAGAACCACTATATAAGAAACTTTTTAAATAG
- a CDS encoding nucleotide sugar dehydrogenase, with translation MENKDNRRIKKICVIGLGYIGLPTASMLANHGYYVVGVDVDRERIRRIKNGNLNIKEPGLKTLVSGAINSGNLKVKTTPENADAYIVCVPTPVKWENNSPKCNLSYIYSAIESIKPYLRDRNLIIIESTVPPKTTERIYRYLNDGRKIYMAYCPERVLPGKILKELVENDRIIGGVNKESAELAREIYSSFVDGNIYLTDSTTAEMVKLMENTYRDVNIALANEFAKICEEINVNVWEAIDLANKHPRVNILNPGPGVGGHCISVDPWFIVEISKNAKLIRCARELNNSMPYYVCDLVFKELKRREIENPKVAIFGVAYKGNVEDTRESPGKNIIECLTSKGVSVSIYDPYVKTFEYPLESLKECVTKGDVILVITDHEDFKNFKEEEIREIYDLMRNKIVIDTRNILKHDLWRKVGFYVKLLGDGK, from the coding sequence ATGGAGAATAAGGACAATAGGAGAATAAAAAAAATATGTGTAATTGGGTTAGGATATATTGGATTACCAACTGCTTCTATGCTTGCAAACCATGGATACTACGTAGTAGGTGTGGATGTCGACAGGGAACGGATAAGGAGGATAAAAAACGGAAATTTAAATATAAAGGAACCTGGGTTGAAAACTCTCGTAAGTGGTGCCATAAACTCTGGAAATTTAAAGGTAAAAACTACACCTGAAAACGCAGATGCATATATAGTATGTGTACCTACACCTGTAAAGTGGGAAAATAACTCTCCAAAGTGTAATCTTTCTTACATCTATAGTGCTATAGAAAGTATAAAACCGTATCTACGTGATAGGAATTTAATAATTATAGAGAGTACAGTACCTCCAAAAACTACGGAAAGAATATACAGGTATCTCAACGATGGAAGAAAAATATACATGGCTTACTGTCCTGAGAGAGTGCTGCCCGGTAAGATATTGAAGGAACTTGTAGAGAATGACAGGATTATTGGAGGAGTAAATAAAGAGTCTGCAGAGTTGGCCAGGGAGATATACTCATCCTTCGTAGATGGAAATATATATTTAACTGACTCCACCACTGCAGAGATGGTAAAACTTATGGAGAATACATACAGAGATGTAAATATAGCCTTGGCAAATGAATTCGCGAAAATATGTGAAGAGATAAATGTAAATGTATGGGAAGCCATAGATCTCGCCAATAAACATCCAAGGGTGAATATACTGAATCCCGGGCCTGGCGTAGGTGGACACTGTATAAGTGTAGATCCCTGGTTCATAGTGGAAATATCTAAGAATGCAAAACTTATAAGGTGTGCACGGGAGTTAAATAACAGTATGCCTTACTACGTCTGTGATCTTGTGTTTAAGGAACTTAAGAGGAGAGAGATAGAGAACCCAAAGGTTGCTATATTCGGAGTTGCCTACAAGGGAAATGTGGAAGATACAAGAGAAAGTCCTGGAAAGAATATAATAGAATGTCTCACCTCTAAGGGCGTCTCTGTTTCCATATACGATCCCTATGTAAAAACCTTTGAGTATCCTCTGGAGAGTTTAAAGGAATGTGTCACTAAAGGAGATGTTATCTTGGTGATAACAGATCATGAGGATTTTAAAAATTTCAAAGAAGAGGAGATTAGAGAAATATATGATCTGATGAGAAATAAGATAGTAATAGATACGAGAAATATACTCAAACATGATCTCTGGAGGAAGGTTGGTTTCTATGTTAAGTTGTTGGGAGATGGGAAATAA
- a CDS encoding manganese-dependent inorganic pyrophosphatase — protein sequence MLYVVGHKNPDTDSICSAIVLAYFLDGVPARLGGVNPETQFVLKRFGVMEPELIRSAEGKEIFLVDHSEKSQTLEDLEKGKLVGILDHHKIGITTSEPIIYLAKPVGSTATLIGELYFKNTLDIIGGKNKELKPDLAGLLLSAILSDTVLFKSPTTTDIDRKIGKKLAEISGIEDIQTYGMELLKAKSTVGKMAPEEIVKLDYKEFNFNGRKVGIGQVEVIDIGEIQEKKEKIYRILEEKLKEGYDLILFLITDIMKEGSEVLVVGNKEAFERAFNVNLEGKSIYLEGVMSRKKQVVPPLEKYYKEISNKK from the coding sequence ATGTTATACGTGGTAGGACATAAGAATCCAGACACTGACAGTATATGCTCTGCCATAGTTTTAGCGTACTTCTTAGATGGAGTTCCTGCAAGGTTAGGAGGTGTAAATCCAGAAACCCAGTTTGTATTGAAGAGATTTGGAGTTATGGAACCTGAATTAATAAGATCTGCAGAAGGTAAAGAAATATTCTTGGTGGATCACAGTGAGAAATCCCAAACCTTAGAAGATTTAGAGAAGGGGAAACTTGTAGGTATTCTGGATCATCACAAAATAGGTATAACGACATCGGAACCTATCATATATCTTGCAAAACCTGTGGGATCTACTGCTACATTAATAGGAGAACTCTACTTTAAAAATACGTTGGATATTATAGGAGGAAAGAATAAGGAGTTAAAACCTGATTTAGCAGGGCTACTACTCTCTGCAATCCTCTCAGATACAGTTCTCTTTAAATCTCCAACTACCACGGATATAGATAGGAAGATAGGGAAAAAACTTGCAGAGATTTCTGGAATAGAGGACATACAAACCTACGGTATGGAGTTACTTAAGGCAAAATCTACAGTAGGTAAGATGGCTCCCGAAGAGATCGTTAAATTGGATTACAAGGAGTTCAACTTCAACGGTAGAAAGGTAGGTATTGGGCAGGTTGAAGTGATAGATATTGGGGAGATTCAGGAGAAGAAGGAGAAGATATATAGGATCCTCGAAGAGAAACTTAAAGAGGGTTACGATCTAATCCTGTTCCTTATAACTGATATAATGAAAGAAGGTAGTGAAGTGTTAGTTGTAGGTAATAAGGAGGCATTTGAGAGAGCCTTCAATGTAAATTTGGAAGGGAAGAGCATATACTTAGAAGGTGTTATGTCCAGGAAGAAACAAGTAGTCCCTCCATTGGAGAAGTACTATAAGGAGATCTCCAATAAAAAATAA
- the bioF gene encoding 8-amino-7-oxononanoate synthase, translating into MFRLKLRDELGIIKRNGLYRFLRKKDRNILDFSSNDYLCLSKHPEVIEAVKEGLKYGLGSTGSRLTSGNINHEILEERLADFKETERALVYPTGYSTNVGVISSLCKKGDLILSDRLNHASIIDGCRLSRADVEVYEHCNIESLVDILEKKGRRYNNIFIVTDGVFSMDGDIAPLRDIKKVAEEYNGVVIVDDAHGTGVLGGGRGTLKHFNIKPSDNIIQIGTLSKAFGGLGGFVCGIEEVVEYLINTSRSFIYSTALPPPVVSGVLRSLELIEEGYLTKMLQENIRSTNRIFKRYNLIKEDNLTPIYPIILGKRTMEISEYLIKNGIFAPGIRYPSVPKGLERIRVSINVEHREEDFERLCNLLNKFGQTNNSIST; encoded by the coding sequence ATGTTTAGGCTAAAACTAAGGGACGAATTGGGGATTATTAAGAGAAACGGCTTATACAGATTTCTAAGAAAAAAAGATAGAAACATTTTAGACTTCTCCTCAAATGACTATCTCTGTCTTTCAAAACATCCTGAGGTAATAGAGGCTGTAAAGGAGGGGCTGAAATACGGTTTAGGTTCTACAGGATCCAGATTAACTTCTGGAAATATAAACCATGAGATTTTAGAAGAGAGATTGGCAGACTTCAAGGAGACAGAAAGAGCCTTAGTATACCCTACTGGATACTCTACAAACGTGGGAGTTATAAGTTCCCTCTGTAAAAAAGGGGATTTGATTCTAAGTGATAGGTTAAACCATGCCTCTATAATAGATGGGTGTAGGTTAAGTAGAGCAGATGTAGAGGTATACGAACACTGTAATATAGAGAGTTTAGTAGATATCTTGGAGAAGAAAGGAAGAAGATACAACAATATATTCATTGTTACTGATGGAGTGTTCTCCATGGATGGAGATATTGCACCACTAAGGGATATAAAGAAGGTTGCTGAGGAGTACAACGGTGTAGTAATAGTAGATGACGCTCATGGTACGGGGGTATTAGGTGGAGGTAGGGGCACCTTGAAACATTTCAACATAAAACCTTCAGATAACATCATCCAGATAGGCACCCTCTCCAAGGCCTTTGGAGGGTTGGGGGGCTTTGTATGTGGAATAGAAGAAGTAGTAGAGTATCTGATAAATACTTCCAGGAGTTTCATATATTCAACTGCACTGCCTCCTCCAGTAGTCTCTGGAGTTCTTAGGAGTTTAGAGTTGATAGAGGAAGGATATTTAACTAAGATGTTACAGGAGAATATAAGGAGTACAAATAGGATATTTAAGAGATATAACCTTATTAAGGAGGACAATTTAACGCCTATATACCCCATAATATTGGGGAAGAGGACTATGGAAATCTCAGAGTATCTAATTAAAAATGGAATATTTGCTCCAGGAATCAGATATCCTTCTGTACCTAAAGGACTTGAGAGGATAAGAGTAAGTATAAATGTGGAACATAGGGAGGAGGATTTTGAAAGGTTATGTAATCTCTTAAATAAATTTGGACAAACTAATAACTCCATTTCGACATAG
- the frhA gene encoding coenzyme F420 hydrogenase subunit alpha, producing MTEVVNIAPSTRHEGHAKLILEVDEKGIVSRAYYINTTPVRGFETMLVGRPAEFAPIAVMRICGICQTTHGIASCSAIEDAIGCEVPEDGLLLRELVGLGNRMHSHLLHHLLTLEDFIKPDEEDLKIDTIKLIQRMRKVGQLIVDIVGGEGIHPPNIVIGGMRTNISERAKAKLYYALKQYEKDAHMMYEIYVELIERYLEEVGIPDLGSHDYPYIASHTTYGDKYAINWDSVVEIPPHRYYKDIKIAESTSVMIPLYEGVPAEGGPRARLVKFGNFKSGGSVMDINIARAKENLGAVYRAIEILDELNINGKTRTTPEYRDGFGIGVHEAPRATNTHFAEVGKDGRIKSYKIIAASTWNFPVVEKAIEGYPHQYAEVIMRAYDIUASCATHVIVKDDESKEIIEIRKI from the coding sequence TTGACAGAGGTTGTTAATATTGCACCATCTACCAGGCATGAAGGACATGCTAAGTTGATACTTGAAGTTGATGAAAAAGGTATAGTGAGTAGGGCCTACTACATAAATACTACTCCAGTTAGGGGTTTTGAAACGATGTTAGTAGGGAGACCTGCTGAATTTGCCCCAATTGCAGTCATGAGAATATGTGGTATATGCCAAACTACCCATGGTATAGCCTCATGTAGTGCAATTGAAGACGCTATCGGTTGTGAAGTACCAGAGGATGGACTTCTGTTAAGGGAGTTAGTAGGATTAGGAAATAGAATGCATTCCCATCTACTACACCACTTACTAACCCTTGAGGACTTTATAAAACCTGATGAAGAAGATCTAAAGATTGATACTATAAAACTTATCCAGAGGATGAGAAAGGTTGGACAGTTGATAGTGGATATTGTAGGAGGCGAAGGTATTCATCCTCCAAATATTGTGATAGGTGGTATGAGGACAAACATCTCTGAAAGAGCTAAGGCAAAGTTATACTATGCGTTGAAACAGTATGAAAAGGATGCCCATATGATGTACGAGATATATGTAGAATTAATAGAAAGATACTTGGAAGAAGTTGGTATTCCAGATTTAGGATCCCACGACTACCCTTACATAGCATCACATACCACCTACGGAGATAAATATGCTATAAACTGGGATAGTGTTGTAGAGATACCTCCCCACAGATACTATAAAGATATCAAGATCGCAGAGAGTACTTCGGTAATGATACCTCTCTACGAAGGAGTTCCTGCTGAAGGGGGACCAAGAGCTAGGTTAGTTAAATTTGGGAACTTTAAATCTGGAGGAAGTGTAATGGATATAAACATTGCAAGGGCCAAAGAAAATTTAGGAGCAGTATATAGAGCCATCGAGATACTCGATGAGTTAAATATAAATGGAAAGACTAGAACAACACCTGAGTACAGAGATGGCTTTGGAATAGGAGTACATGAGGCACCTAGGGCTACAAATACCCACTTTGCAGAAGTTGGAAAAGATGGGAGGATTAAATCTTATAAAATTATAGCTGCATCAACCTGGAACTTCCCCGTAGTTGAGAAGGCTATTGAGGGCTATCCTCACCAATACGCAGAAGTTATAATGCGTGCTTACGATATATGAGCATCATGTGCAACCCATGTAATTGTTAAAGATGATGAAAGCAAGGAGATAATAGAGATAAGGAAGATTTAA